A single window of Pungitius pungitius chromosome 20, fPunPun2.1, whole genome shotgun sequence DNA harbors:
- the sesn1 gene encoding sestrin-1 isoform X2, with protein sequence MRHAVAPAENVENNYFAVTDVLKICSHCERLSKKDLGVRIPRPLGNGPSRFIPEKEILQVSKVDARTQSIFEDAFAALGRLDNISLVMGFHPQYLGSFLRTQHYLLQMDGPLSLHYRHYIGIMAAARHQCSYLVNLHVNDFLQVGGDPKWLNGLDGAPQKLQQLGELNKILAHRPWLLTKEHIECLLKAEEHSWSLAELIHAVVLLTHYHSLASFTFGCGITPEIHCNGGHTFRPPSLSQYCVCDIANGNGHAYHPDDPLGNQEMCGEVEVLMERMKQLQECRDEEEEASQEEMATRFEREKTESMLVVTAEDEECVPSRDISRHFEDPSYGYKDFSRRGEHVPTFRVQDYSWEDHGFSLVNRLYPDVGQMLDEKFQMAYNLTYNTMATHKDVDTSMLRRAIWNYIHCMFGIRYDDYDYGEINQLLDRSFKIYIKTMVCSPEKTTKRMYESFWRQFQHSEKVHVNLLLMEARMQAELLYALRAITRYMT encoded by the exons ATGAGGCACGCAGTCGCACCGGCAGAAAACGTGGAGAATAATTATTTTGCCGTGACAGACGTGTTAAAGATATGTTCCCATTGTGAACGGCTAAGCAAAAAG GACTTGGGAGTAAGGATCCCAAGACCCTTAGGAAACGGACCAAGCAGATTCATCCCTGAAAAAGAG ATTCTTCAAGTCAGTAAAGTGGACGCCAGGACACAATCGATATTTGAGGATGCATTCGCAGCCCTCGGTCGTCTCGACAACATTTCTCTGGTGATGGGCTTCCACCCGCAGTACCTGGGGAGCTTTCTCCGGACGCAGCACTACCTGCTCCAGATGGACGGACCCCTGTCTTTGCACTACCGGCACTACATCGGCATCATG GCGGCAGCTAGACACCAGTGTTCCTACTTGGTCAACCTCCACGTGAACGACTTCCTCCAGGTCGGGGGGGATCCCAAGTGGCTGAACGGCCTCGATGGCGCCCcgcagaagctgcagcagctcggAGAACTCAACAAAATCCTGGCCCATCGGCCGTGGCTTCTAACCAAGGAACACATTGAG TGCCTCCTGAAAGCAGAGGAGCACAGCTGGTCCCTCGCCGAGCTAATCCACGCCGTGGTTCTCCTCACACACTACCACTCCCTCGCCTCGTTCACTTTCGGGTGCGGCATCACGCCCGAGATCCACTGCAACGGCGGGCACACATTcagacccccctccctcagtcagtACTGCGTCTGTGACATCGCCAATGGCAACGGCCATGCTTATCACCCCGACGATCCGCTCGGCAACCAG GAGATGTGCGGCGAGGTGGAGGTGCTGATGGAGCGCatgaagcagctgcaggagtgccgcgacgaggaggaggaggccagccAGGAGGAGATGGCAACTCGCTTTGAGAGGGAGAAGACTGAAAGCATGCTGGTGGTCACGGCGGAAGACGAGGAGTGTGTCCCCTCCAGAGACATCTCCCGGCACTTTGAGGACCCTAGCTATGGCTACAAGGACTTCTCCAGGAGAGGGGAGCATGTGCCAACGTTCAGGGTGCAG GATTACAGCTGGGAGGATCACGGGTTCTCTTTGGTCAATAGACTGTACCCCGATGTTGGTCAGATGCTGGATGAGAAGTTCCAGATGGCCTACAACCTGACCTACAACACCATGGCGACACACAAGGACGTCGACACCAGCATGCTGCGCAGGGCTATTTGGAACTACATCCACTGCATGTTCGGCATCAG GTATGATGACTATGATTACGGGGAGATAAACCAGCTTCTGGACCGCAGCTTTAAGATCTATATTAAGACAATGGTGTGTAGTCCTGAGAAGACCACCAAACGAATGTATGAGAGTTTCTGGAGGCAGTTTCAGCACTCCGAGAAG GTCCACGTTAATCTGCTTCTTATGGAAGCGCGAATGCAGGCAGAACTGTTATACGCTCTGAGAGCGATCACCCGCTACATGACATGA
- the armc2 gene encoding armadillo repeat-containing protein 2 isoform X2, with protein sequence MASMNGKGEVCSPFIPRRNPVRRTSAEIVSEARRSLRVQSTQRPFTPRDGHRQLFGASSVRDSRPPSAFSLHAQNFDAPDSRPGSGTRLSPLDHKPKFPVLCDAEDPFRSFPKTPSAPLEVKKGPPGMRARLLRTGSLTALSPVEGHKDSENKYGCKEQSNPSAGQKQLSAKRPPGTDKTEGPRKPGPRRTSSERIKQPGVASGVGLPECTAEQRTEQGNRDKALSTEEDAESSVWNNMIAPRLQQLESVAAAVPGGPEGSVDRLCDLCDGLHGTLAEADMLGRRCKRRSGILRTLFRLIDLNSAPLNLHIAELCLALCVSGNNLLNICKLIFQISRRESNDILFQNSSIIDSFLGILNNEDVSTSGEALLYCVGTLKFLSGNGAILRLLLEKNCVGVAQKLIQRLRTAADITIAGHILVQLTATLRNLADHPDSRPLFISFSILPELCVVLSDHRKDPDICTNISRIYSKLSSYSECRLALAQTPNCYQLFLDLLNKHHQKQDLVVRLLFTLGNLTAKSDEARWRLFGCEGCVGSLLQLYDAYQRRDDSPHTPSLGEPRAPPGKVQQDEDVLVKLVRVLANMCIHPAVGPALASNTTCIQLLMETLELRCVRESEELLVNVAATINNLSFYQEDSSVLRHSQLSMAKLMLKLVLGSSMDAMLEATRVYGNLSQSKNVRDFIMQNKVHQFVVTLLDSKSTEMCISACGVLTNLAQDPPNRVSLSVEGAIAKLVDCLRDFGPGDWQLVGQVCQALWNMISCGPEKLLDSQERESLLEILTTYLDEEEALKWIEDDDMRDSHRACWELEFLPVAQKLMKTLQPPDQTA encoded by the exons ATGGCCTCTATGAATGGAAAAGGTGAGGTTTGCAGCCCCTTCATTCCACGGCGCAACCCAGTGAGGAGAACAAGTGCGGAAATTGTCAGTGAAGCCAGGCGGTCCCTTCGGGTCCAGTCCACCCAGCGACcattcactcccagagacgGGCACCGCCAACTTTTTGGAGCGAGCTCTGTCCGTGACAGCAGACCACCATCTGCCTTTAG tctTCATGCTCAAAATTTTGATGCACCTGATTCGAGGCCGGGTTCAGGGACACGCCTCTCACCTCTCGACCAT AAGCCAAAGTTTCCCGTCCTCTGTGATGCTGAGGATCCATTCAGGTCCTTTCCCAAAACCCCGAGTGCCCCACTGGAGGTGAAGAAGGGGCCGCCAGGGATGCGAGCCCGCCTCCTCCGGACTGGATCGCTCACCGCGTTGTCCCCTGTGGAGGGACACAAAGACAGTGAGAACAAATATGGCT GTAAAGAACAATCTAATCCAAGTGCAGGACAAAAGCAGCTGTCAGCTAAACGACCCCCCGGTACAGACAAAACCGAGGGCCCCCGCAAACCAGGCCCCCGCAGAACATCAAGTGAAAG AATAAAGCAGCCGGGTGTTGCCTCCGGCGTTGGACTCCCAGAGTGCACTGCAGAACAGAGAACAG AGCAGGGGAACAGAGACAAGGCATTAAGCACAGAGGAGGATGCAGAGTCATCGGTGTGGAATAATATGATTGCTCCTCGTCTCCAACAGCTGGAGAGTGTGGCTGCAG CGGTGCCAGGCGGCCCGGAGGGCTCGGTGGACCGACTGTGTGATTTGTGCGACGGTCTCCATGGCACCTTGGCCGAGGCGGACATGCTCGGCCGGCGCTGTAAGAGGCGGTCGGGGATACTTCGAACGCTGTTCCGCCTCATCGACCTCAACTCTGCACCGCTCAACCTGCACATCGCTGAGCTCTGCCTCGCC CTGTGTGTCAGTGGAAACAACCTGCTTAACATCTGTAAGCTCATCTTCCAGATCAGCCGGAGGGAGAGCAACGACATCCTTTTCCAGAACAGCTCTATCATAG ATTCCTTTCTGGGCATTTTGAACAACGAAGATGTGTCCACATCTGGAGAAGCTTTGCTGTACTGTGTTGGGACTCTGAAATTTCTTTCAGGAAACGGTGCAATCCTCAGACTTCTGCTAGAGAAGAACTGCGTCGGTGTGGCTCAGAAACTCATCCAGAGGCTCCGCACGGCGGCAGACATCACAATAGCAGGGCACATCCTTGTCCAG ctaaccgcgaccttgaGGAACCTCGCGGATCACCCTGATTCCCGTCCATTGTTCATCTCTTTCTCCATACTGCCGGAGCTCTGCGTGGTGCTGAGTGATCACCGCAAGGACCCGGACATCTGCACCAACATTTCCAGGATATACAG taAACTCTCCTCTTACTCGGAGTGCCGCCTCGCTCTGGCCCAGACCCCCAACTGCTACCAACTATTTTTAGATCTGCTGAACAAACATCACCAAAAACAG GATCTCGTTGTGCGCCTCCTTTTCACCCTCGGGAACCTCACAGCCAAAAGCGACGAGGCTCGCTGGCGGCTCTTTGGGTGCGAGGGCTGCGTGGGCTCGCTCCTGCAGCTGTACGACGCCTACCAGCGGAGGGACGACTCGCCACACACGCCTTCCCTCGGCGAGCCTCGGGCCCCTCCGGGGAAAGTGCAGCAGGACGAGGACGTGCTGGTGAAGCTGGTCAGGGTGCTGGCCAACATGTGCATCCACCCGGCTGTGGGCCCAGCGCTGGCATCCAACACAACCTGCATCCAGCTGCTGATGGAAACACTGG AGCTGAGGTGTGTGCGGGAAAGCGAGGAGCTGTTGGTGAATGTGGCTGCCACCATCAACAACCTGTCCTTCTACCAGGAGGACAGCTCTGTGTTGAGACACAGTCAACTTTCCATGGCAAAGC tgaTGTTAAAGTTGGTGCTCGGTTCCAGCATGGACGCCATGCTTGAGGCCACCCGTGTGTACGGAAATCTGTCACAGTCCAAGAATGTACGGGACTTTATCATGCAAAACAAAG tgcaCCAGTTTGTCGTGACACTGCTCGACTCAAAAAGCACTGAGATGTGTATTTCAGCCTGCGGGGTCCTCACCAACTTGGCTCAGGACCCTCCCAACAGGGTCAGTCTCTCCGTGGAGGGAGCAATAGCCAA GCTTGTGGACTGTCTGAGAGACTTCGGGCCAGGTGATTGGCAGCTGGTGGGCCAGGTCTGTCAGGCGTTGTGGAACATGATCAGCTGTGGCCCAGAGAAGCTGCTGGACTCACAGGAGAGGGAGTCTCTGCTGGAGATCCTCACCACATATTTAG ATGAAGAGGAGGCTCTGAAGTGGATAGAGGATGACGACATGAGGGACTCCCACAGGGCATGCTGGGAGTTAGAGTTCCTTCCAGTCGCTCAGAAACTGATGAAGACGCTCCAGCCTCCGGACCAGACGGCCTGA
- the armc2 gene encoding armadillo repeat-containing protein 2 isoform X3 — protein MFHGEVCSPFIPRRNPVRRTSAEIVSEARRSLRVQSTQRPFTPRDGHRQLFGASSVRDSRPPSAFSLHAQNFDAPDSRPGSGTRLSPLDHKPKFPVLCDAEDPFRSFPKTPSAPLEVKKGPPGMRARLLRTGSLTALSPVEGHKDSENKYGCKEQSNPSAGQKQLSAKRPPGTDKTEGPRKPGPRRTSSESRIKQPGVASGVGLPECTAEQRTEQGNRDKALSTEEDAESSVWNNMIAPRLQQLESVAAAVPGGPEGSVDRLCDLCDGLHGTLAEADMLGRRCKRRSGILRTLFRLIDLNSAPLNLHIAELCLALCVSGNNLLNICKLIFQISRRESNDILFQNSSIIDSFLGILNNEDVSTSGEALLYCVGTLKFLSGNGAILRLLLEKNCVGVAQKLIQRLRTAADITIAGHILVQLTATLRNLADHPDSRPLFISFSILPELCVVLSDHRKDPDICTNISRIYSKLSSYSECRLALAQTPNCYQLFLDLLNKHHQKQDLVVRLLFTLGNLTAKSDEARWRLFGCEGCVGSLLQLYDAYQRRDDSPHTPSLGEPRAPPGKVQQDEDVLVKLVRVLANMCIHPAVGPALASNTTCIQLLMETLELRCVRESEELLVNVAATINNLSFYQEDSSVLRHSQLSMAKLMLKLVLGSSMDAMLEATRVYGNLSQSKNVRDFIMQNKVHQFVVTLLDSKSTEMCISACGVLTNLAQDPPNRVSLSVEGAIAKLVDCLRDFGPGDWQLVGQVCQALWNMISCGPEKLLDSQERESLLEILTTYLDEEEALKWIEDDDMRDSHRACWELEFLPVAQKLMKTLQPPDQTA, from the exons GTGAGGTTTGCAGCCCCTTCATTCCACGGCGCAACCCAGTGAGGAGAACAAGTGCGGAAATTGTCAGTGAAGCCAGGCGGTCCCTTCGGGTCCAGTCCACCCAGCGACcattcactcccagagacgGGCACCGCCAACTTTTTGGAGCGAGCTCTGTCCGTGACAGCAGACCACCATCTGCCTTTAG tctTCATGCTCAAAATTTTGATGCACCTGATTCGAGGCCGGGTTCAGGGACACGCCTCTCACCTCTCGACCAT AAGCCAAAGTTTCCCGTCCTCTGTGATGCTGAGGATCCATTCAGGTCCTTTCCCAAAACCCCGAGTGCCCCACTGGAGGTGAAGAAGGGGCCGCCAGGGATGCGAGCCCGCCTCCTCCGGACTGGATCGCTCACCGCGTTGTCCCCTGTGGAGGGACACAAAGACAGTGAGAACAAATATGGCT GTAAAGAACAATCTAATCCAAGTGCAGGACAAAAGCAGCTGTCAGCTAAACGACCCCCCGGTACAGACAAAACCGAGGGCCCCCGCAAACCAGGCCCCCGCAGAACATCAAGTGAAAG TAGAATAAAGCAGCCGGGTGTTGCCTCCGGCGTTGGACTCCCAGAGTGCACTGCAGAACAGAGAACAG AGCAGGGGAACAGAGACAAGGCATTAAGCACAGAGGAGGATGCAGAGTCATCGGTGTGGAATAATATGATTGCTCCTCGTCTCCAACAGCTGGAGAGTGTGGCTGCAG CGGTGCCAGGCGGCCCGGAGGGCTCGGTGGACCGACTGTGTGATTTGTGCGACGGTCTCCATGGCACCTTGGCCGAGGCGGACATGCTCGGCCGGCGCTGTAAGAGGCGGTCGGGGATACTTCGAACGCTGTTCCGCCTCATCGACCTCAACTCTGCACCGCTCAACCTGCACATCGCTGAGCTCTGCCTCGCC CTGTGTGTCAGTGGAAACAACCTGCTTAACATCTGTAAGCTCATCTTCCAGATCAGCCGGAGGGAGAGCAACGACATCCTTTTCCAGAACAGCTCTATCATAG ATTCCTTTCTGGGCATTTTGAACAACGAAGATGTGTCCACATCTGGAGAAGCTTTGCTGTACTGTGTTGGGACTCTGAAATTTCTTTCAGGAAACGGTGCAATCCTCAGACTTCTGCTAGAGAAGAACTGCGTCGGTGTGGCTCAGAAACTCATCCAGAGGCTCCGCACGGCGGCAGACATCACAATAGCAGGGCACATCCTTGTCCAG ctaaccgcgaccttgaGGAACCTCGCGGATCACCCTGATTCCCGTCCATTGTTCATCTCTTTCTCCATACTGCCGGAGCTCTGCGTGGTGCTGAGTGATCACCGCAAGGACCCGGACATCTGCACCAACATTTCCAGGATATACAG taAACTCTCCTCTTACTCGGAGTGCCGCCTCGCTCTGGCCCAGACCCCCAACTGCTACCAACTATTTTTAGATCTGCTGAACAAACATCACCAAAAACAG GATCTCGTTGTGCGCCTCCTTTTCACCCTCGGGAACCTCACAGCCAAAAGCGACGAGGCTCGCTGGCGGCTCTTTGGGTGCGAGGGCTGCGTGGGCTCGCTCCTGCAGCTGTACGACGCCTACCAGCGGAGGGACGACTCGCCACACACGCCTTCCCTCGGCGAGCCTCGGGCCCCTCCGGGGAAAGTGCAGCAGGACGAGGACGTGCTGGTGAAGCTGGTCAGGGTGCTGGCCAACATGTGCATCCACCCGGCTGTGGGCCCAGCGCTGGCATCCAACACAACCTGCATCCAGCTGCTGATGGAAACACTGG AGCTGAGGTGTGTGCGGGAAAGCGAGGAGCTGTTGGTGAATGTGGCTGCCACCATCAACAACCTGTCCTTCTACCAGGAGGACAGCTCTGTGTTGAGACACAGTCAACTTTCCATGGCAAAGC tgaTGTTAAAGTTGGTGCTCGGTTCCAGCATGGACGCCATGCTTGAGGCCACCCGTGTGTACGGAAATCTGTCACAGTCCAAGAATGTACGGGACTTTATCATGCAAAACAAAG tgcaCCAGTTTGTCGTGACACTGCTCGACTCAAAAAGCACTGAGATGTGTATTTCAGCCTGCGGGGTCCTCACCAACTTGGCTCAGGACCCTCCCAACAGGGTCAGTCTCTCCGTGGAGGGAGCAATAGCCAA GCTTGTGGACTGTCTGAGAGACTTCGGGCCAGGTGATTGGCAGCTGGTGGGCCAGGTCTGTCAGGCGTTGTGGAACATGATCAGCTGTGGCCCAGAGAAGCTGCTGGACTCACAGGAGAGGGAGTCTCTGCTGGAGATCCTCACCACATATTTAG ATGAAGAGGAGGCTCTGAAGTGGATAGAGGATGACGACATGAGGGACTCCCACAGGGCATGCTGGGAGTTAGAGTTCCTTCCAGTCGCTCAGAAACTGATGAAGACGCTCCAGCCTCCGGACCAGACGGCCTGA
- the armc2 gene encoding armadillo repeat-containing protein 2 isoform X1 yields MASMNGKGEVCSPFIPRRNPVRRTSAEIVSEARRSLRVQSTQRPFTPRDGHRQLFGASSVRDSRPPSAFSLHAQNFDAPDSRPGSGTRLSPLDHKPKFPVLCDAEDPFRSFPKTPSAPLEVKKGPPGMRARLLRTGSLTALSPVEGHKDSENKYGCKEQSNPSAGQKQLSAKRPPGTDKTEGPRKPGPRRTSSESRIKQPGVASGVGLPECTAEQRTEQGNRDKALSTEEDAESSVWNNMIAPRLQQLESVAAAVPGGPEGSVDRLCDLCDGLHGTLAEADMLGRRCKRRSGILRTLFRLIDLNSAPLNLHIAELCLALCVSGNNLLNICKLIFQISRRESNDILFQNSSIIDSFLGILNNEDVSTSGEALLYCVGTLKFLSGNGAILRLLLEKNCVGVAQKLIQRLRTAADITIAGHILVQLTATLRNLADHPDSRPLFISFSILPELCVVLSDHRKDPDICTNISRIYSKLSSYSECRLALAQTPNCYQLFLDLLNKHHQKQDLVVRLLFTLGNLTAKSDEARWRLFGCEGCVGSLLQLYDAYQRRDDSPHTPSLGEPRAPPGKVQQDEDVLVKLVRVLANMCIHPAVGPALASNTTCIQLLMETLELRCVRESEELLVNVAATINNLSFYQEDSSVLRHSQLSMAKLMLKLVLGSSMDAMLEATRVYGNLSQSKNVRDFIMQNKVHQFVVTLLDSKSTEMCISACGVLTNLAQDPPNRVSLSVEGAIAKLVDCLRDFGPGDWQLVGQVCQALWNMISCGPEKLLDSQERESLLEILTTYLDEEEALKWIEDDDMRDSHRACWELEFLPVAQKLMKTLQPPDQTA; encoded by the exons ATGGCCTCTATGAATGGAAAAGGTGAGGTTTGCAGCCCCTTCATTCCACGGCGCAACCCAGTGAGGAGAACAAGTGCGGAAATTGTCAGTGAAGCCAGGCGGTCCCTTCGGGTCCAGTCCACCCAGCGACcattcactcccagagacgGGCACCGCCAACTTTTTGGAGCGAGCTCTGTCCGTGACAGCAGACCACCATCTGCCTTTAG tctTCATGCTCAAAATTTTGATGCACCTGATTCGAGGCCGGGTTCAGGGACACGCCTCTCACCTCTCGACCAT AAGCCAAAGTTTCCCGTCCTCTGTGATGCTGAGGATCCATTCAGGTCCTTTCCCAAAACCCCGAGTGCCCCACTGGAGGTGAAGAAGGGGCCGCCAGGGATGCGAGCCCGCCTCCTCCGGACTGGATCGCTCACCGCGTTGTCCCCTGTGGAGGGACACAAAGACAGTGAGAACAAATATGGCT GTAAAGAACAATCTAATCCAAGTGCAGGACAAAAGCAGCTGTCAGCTAAACGACCCCCCGGTACAGACAAAACCGAGGGCCCCCGCAAACCAGGCCCCCGCAGAACATCAAGTGAAAG TAGAATAAAGCAGCCGGGTGTTGCCTCCGGCGTTGGACTCCCAGAGTGCACTGCAGAACAGAGAACAG AGCAGGGGAACAGAGACAAGGCATTAAGCACAGAGGAGGATGCAGAGTCATCGGTGTGGAATAATATGATTGCTCCTCGTCTCCAACAGCTGGAGAGTGTGGCTGCAG CGGTGCCAGGCGGCCCGGAGGGCTCGGTGGACCGACTGTGTGATTTGTGCGACGGTCTCCATGGCACCTTGGCCGAGGCGGACATGCTCGGCCGGCGCTGTAAGAGGCGGTCGGGGATACTTCGAACGCTGTTCCGCCTCATCGACCTCAACTCTGCACCGCTCAACCTGCACATCGCTGAGCTCTGCCTCGCC CTGTGTGTCAGTGGAAACAACCTGCTTAACATCTGTAAGCTCATCTTCCAGATCAGCCGGAGGGAGAGCAACGACATCCTTTTCCAGAACAGCTCTATCATAG ATTCCTTTCTGGGCATTTTGAACAACGAAGATGTGTCCACATCTGGAGAAGCTTTGCTGTACTGTGTTGGGACTCTGAAATTTCTTTCAGGAAACGGTGCAATCCTCAGACTTCTGCTAGAGAAGAACTGCGTCGGTGTGGCTCAGAAACTCATCCAGAGGCTCCGCACGGCGGCAGACATCACAATAGCAGGGCACATCCTTGTCCAG ctaaccgcgaccttgaGGAACCTCGCGGATCACCCTGATTCCCGTCCATTGTTCATCTCTTTCTCCATACTGCCGGAGCTCTGCGTGGTGCTGAGTGATCACCGCAAGGACCCGGACATCTGCACCAACATTTCCAGGATATACAG taAACTCTCCTCTTACTCGGAGTGCCGCCTCGCTCTGGCCCAGACCCCCAACTGCTACCAACTATTTTTAGATCTGCTGAACAAACATCACCAAAAACAG GATCTCGTTGTGCGCCTCCTTTTCACCCTCGGGAACCTCACAGCCAAAAGCGACGAGGCTCGCTGGCGGCTCTTTGGGTGCGAGGGCTGCGTGGGCTCGCTCCTGCAGCTGTACGACGCCTACCAGCGGAGGGACGACTCGCCACACACGCCTTCCCTCGGCGAGCCTCGGGCCCCTCCGGGGAAAGTGCAGCAGGACGAGGACGTGCTGGTGAAGCTGGTCAGGGTGCTGGCCAACATGTGCATCCACCCGGCTGTGGGCCCAGCGCTGGCATCCAACACAACCTGCATCCAGCTGCTGATGGAAACACTGG AGCTGAGGTGTGTGCGGGAAAGCGAGGAGCTGTTGGTGAATGTGGCTGCCACCATCAACAACCTGTCCTTCTACCAGGAGGACAGCTCTGTGTTGAGACACAGTCAACTTTCCATGGCAAAGC tgaTGTTAAAGTTGGTGCTCGGTTCCAGCATGGACGCCATGCTTGAGGCCACCCGTGTGTACGGAAATCTGTCACAGTCCAAGAATGTACGGGACTTTATCATGCAAAACAAAG tgcaCCAGTTTGTCGTGACACTGCTCGACTCAAAAAGCACTGAGATGTGTATTTCAGCCTGCGGGGTCCTCACCAACTTGGCTCAGGACCCTCCCAACAGGGTCAGTCTCTCCGTGGAGGGAGCAATAGCCAA GCTTGTGGACTGTCTGAGAGACTTCGGGCCAGGTGATTGGCAGCTGGTGGGCCAGGTCTGTCAGGCGTTGTGGAACATGATCAGCTGTGGCCCAGAGAAGCTGCTGGACTCACAGGAGAGGGAGTCTCTGCTGGAGATCCTCACCACATATTTAG ATGAAGAGGAGGCTCTGAAGTGGATAGAGGATGACGACATGAGGGACTCCCACAGGGCATGCTGGGAGTTAGAGTTCCTTCCAGTCGCTCAGAAACTGATGAAGACGCTCCAGCCTCCGGACCAGACGGCCTGA